From the genome of Anopheles moucheti chromosome 3, idAnoMoucSN_F20_07, whole genome shotgun sequence, one region includes:
- the LOC128301767 gene encoding PTB domain-containing adapter protein ced-6 produces the protein MASTLMFWNKQNSNSNQNGNDAKNTKNGRNWLHAPDVLVNGHVAYLVKYLGSTPVEQPKGIEVVKEAIRRLQFTQQMKKAEGGGNVKTKKVEITISVDGVAIQEPRSLTIMHQFPLHKISYCADEKGVKKFFSFIAKTGTAATTTASISSVDDTNSSNNSTTSNGTEDRHECFVFISNKLASDITLTIGQAFDLAYRRYVSDSGKSLESVKLLAQKKQLEHTITAYRQRLRDLSELVSKAELEKLLLKMGLRDICDVPALENGVEGHNNYSSNNNNINSNNHNVNGSKTPDLGIDVSLPNNDDQLLIETSPKHFAPMVPPRNIQNQINNTLEALKPSVGTKLEGLLLNSDSDSDFDPRAPDTDSSISTGGGNKISNDLFGFEPPKPANATLGQQLFGSVTNNGHNNGFTNGNGAVTNGFGAPNSPPPILAPPPAKSAPRRTVPQSNGTTNGSSAYQDLFGSVPFNPQGSDDSTATTEESSSHMLNDHTCSVNSANLKSGFGPFAQEVNVLSKNSYHLDSILAYGAGCNGSGAFNEPTVPTSNTAGTAANLASKLNPFAAAIRNSNPLAAVQHKAAAYDVFKNASDKERLTTNTGTVSQPTSFDGDDGEMAHSANITAPAALASDTDTNQSVHISSGPVNEQAHASEALFEDFALSAFNEFKKDLSINSRSVKRQSSFQQDRLHKPSLGTLKSIGGSLGDANYSGGVRLRRAGGGPVLLQPEMKTTKNGFFSSDDVLDTFDPLKK, from the exons ATGGCTTCCACGCTAATGTTCTGGAACAAGCAGAACTCCAACTCCAACCAAAACGGAAACGATgccaagaacacaaaaaacggCCGCAACTGGTTGCACGCGCCAGATGTGCTCGTCAACGGGCACGTCGCTTATCTAGTCAAA TACCTCGGTAGCACTCCCGTGGAGCAGCCAAAGGGTATCGAAGTTGTCAAGGAAGCCATCCGGAGGCTGCAGTTCACACAGCAGATGAAGAAGGCAGAGGGCGGTGGTAATGTGAAGACGAAGAAGGTCGAAATCACCATCAGTGTGGACGGTGTAGCAATACAG GAACCACGATCACTGACTATCATGCACCAGTTTCCGCTGCACAAGATATCCTACTGCGCGGACGAGAAGGGCGTTAAGAAATTCTTTAGCTTCATCGCCAAAACCGGCACGGCGGCAACGACCACGGCTTCTATAAGTTCTGTCGATGATACGAACAGCTCGAACAactccaccaccagcaacgGTACTGAGGACCGGCACGAATGTTTCGTGTTCATCTCGAACAAGCTCGCCTCGGACATAACGCTCACGATCGGGCAAGCGTTCGATTTGGCCTACCG GCGTTACGTCAGCGATAGTGGCAAATCGCTTGAGTCGGTCAAACTTCTCGCGCAGAAAAAACAGCTGGAACACACGATCACCGCCTACCGGCAACGGCTGCGTGATCTATCGGAGCTGGTATCGAAAGCGGAACTGGAGAAACTGCTGCTGAAGATGGGCCTCAGAGATATTTGTGATGTACCAGCGCTAGAAAATGGTGTCGAAGGCCATAACAATTACAgcagcaataacaacaacattaaCAGTAACAACCATAATGTCAATGGCAGCAAGACGCCGGATTTGG GCATTGATGTCTCGTTACCGAACAATGACGATCAACTGTTGATCGAAACGTCACCAAAACACTTTGCACCGATGGTACCGCCGAGAAACATTCAGAATCAA ATTAACAACACGCTAGAAGCACTCAAACCATCGGTCGGTACGAAGCTGGAGGGATTGCTTCTGAACTCAGACTCGGACAGTGATTTCGATCCGCGTGCACCAGACACTGACTCGAGTATCTCCACTGGTGGCGGTAACAAGATCAGCAACGATCTGTTCGGCTTTGAGCCACCAAAACCTGCGAATGCCACCCTTGGTCAGCAGCTTTTTGGCAGTGTCACCAACAACGGTCACAACAATGGATTCACCAACGGCAACGGTGCTGTCACGAACGGATTTGGCGCTCCGAACAGTCCTCCTCCCATTT TGGCTCCTCCACCAGCGAAGTCCGCTCCGCGACGAACGGTACCACAGAGCAACGGAACAACCAACGGAAGTAGCGCGTACCAGGACCTATTCGGATCGGTACCATTTAATCCGCAGGGTAGTGAT GATTCGACAGCAACGACGGAAGAATCGTCCTCCCATATGCTAAACGATCACACGTGCTCCGTCAACTCGGCCAACCTCAAATCGGGATTCGGTCCATTCGCGCAAGAGGTGAACGTACTGAGCAAAAATTCGTATCATCTCGATTCGATCCTTGCGTACGGTGCGGGTTGCAACGGGTCGGGCGCTTTTAATGAACCAACCGTCCCAACCAGCAACACCGCCGGAACCGCTGCAAATCTGGCCTCTAAATTGAATCCGTTCGCGGCGGCCATCCGCAACAGCAATCCGCTCGCTGCCGTGCAGCACAAGGCCGCCGCATACGACGTGTTCAAAAACGCGAGTGATAAGGAACGGTTAACCACTAATACCGGTACGGTCTCACAGCCTACATCGTTCGATGGGGACGATGGTGAAATGGCACACAGTGCTAACATTACGGCCCCTGCGGCCCTTGCATCCGATACCGACACTAACCAATCGGTTCACATCTCATCCGGTCCGGTGAACGAACAGGCTCACGCTTCTGAGGCGCTGTTTGAAGATTTTGCTTTATCGGCTTTTAACGAGTTTAAGAAAGATTTAAGCATCAACAGCCGCAGCGTGAAGCGTCAGTCCTCGTTCCAGCAGGACCGTCTTCATAAGCCATCGCTCGGAACACTTAAATCCATCGGTGGTAGCCTCGGGGATGCTAACTATAGTGGTGGGGTTCGCTTGCGCCGGGCCGGTGGTGGCCCCGTGCTACTCCAACCCGAGATGAAG ACGACCAAGAACGGTTTCTTTAGCTCCGACGATGTGTTGGATACGTTCGATCCGCTAAAGAAGTAA